TCAGATAGAATTTATCTACAGAGATGCTAAACAATATACAAGCTTGAATCATTGTCAAGCTCGATGTGAAAAAAAGCTCTATTTTCACTTTAATATGTCTATGACATCTGTCAATATAGCTAAGATGACGGATTGGTTAGATAATCGAAATCAAGTACAAACACCTTTCTCTCTAAAGAATATTAAAACAATAAATTTCAATGAGTTAATGCTAAATCTATTTTTATCTAAGTTCAGTGTAAGTGCAAACTTAAAGAAAATACAAAAGGCGGTCAAAGAGATGCGATTATATGGGACTAATGTTGCCTAAAAACTACCGAAGTATTGAATCTGATCTTCTTTCTTGAAAAGCAATCTTACGCCCACTAAAAATATTTTTAATAAAATTATAAAACGAAATACCATTAGAGAAACAAAAATAGGAACTTAGTATTTGACAATAGAAAAACAACGAACACTGCATATTAAACAACAACAAAGACCATTCGTATTATAGTCTATTCAATTGTATCTTCTCTTACAACCATGATACGATTAAGATATTCAAAATAAATCACCACTAGCATTTAAATCGAGGATTCCACCAATTCTTATCCGAAGAAACAATGGTTTTATTCGACATCTTCTTAATTTCTCGTTTAAGATTTGGTCTGGTTAAAATATCCTCTTTAGAACCATTACAATAATGACTTTCAAACCACTCATATACATCATCTACGATAACACTATCTTTCAATAGTTTAGATGTATTTATCGAAACTTCCTTTTTAGCAAGAATCCAACGATATAACCGAACAGTAAAAAGTCTCATCGAATCTTTTTTGGAAGTCTTTAATAAACATTTAAAGGCAATCATCTCTTCATTTTCTTGAACTTGATGAAATCGTAAAGAAAAGAGTCTTTTGAGAAGTAAAAGGATTAATAACAATACCAATATTCCCCATAAAATGAATATATAATTCTCTTTCACAAAATCTAACAAAGAGAATTTAGTATCAGAATCCAACGTTTTGTTTCCTAAAATACTATTTTGCGAGAGTAATACATCCGAGTTACTATTTCGTTTGACCACAACAAATGGCCCATCTATAGACTTAGTCACCTCCCTATTCAAATATGGATTATAATAACGGACAGATACTTTAGGAAGATGATATTCTCCTGTTTTTGTAAGTAAATAGAGCATCTTCTCTTTACGTTGTGAACGGATAGCATCCAATCCGATTCTTTGAATGGTTGTATCTTTTTGGAGATAACCTCGAACAAAGTCAACCTCTTCAAAATTAAATGGAGTAATAAAAGATGCTAGAGTATTTACCGTATACACAGTTACATCTTGGAAAAATACTTGGCCGACATACATTGTATCTTGAAGATTTTTCCATTTTTGCTTCAAAATGACCTGCGAACTACTATATAGGTCATCCTGAGGCAGGGATTCGACTTTTACTTTAATCGGTTTTGACTTACAAGTTTTGTCAATAGGAACAAAACCCCGATTTGCTGCAACCATCGTTTTTATTTCGAAAGAAGGAAAAATAAAATTACCAGGAACCATTGGAACAACTGTATATCGAAATGTTCTCTCCATCACCACCTCGTCATTTATCACAATAGTATTGGTCCCGAGATCTAACACATTAGGAAGAATATATCCATTGGTAGAAGTAACTTCACTACGTTTCATTTCGCCCACAAATGATGAAGAGGTATAAACATGTAGATCAATCTTCAATGGTTGACCAACAACGATATTAGATCGATGAGAGACTACACGACTATATAAAGACTGAGCAACAACATGGCTAGATACAACATATATCAACAATAAAAATATCATTTTTCTCATAACATCTTTTTTTTGACCAACACATTATTTGTTATTTGCTCCTGCATCTCTAATTTCTTTTTAAGAAAAACCTTAGGATCGCTTTTGCTCGATCTTATTAAAACCTTCACAGCTCCATTTGGATCAGAACCAAATACCCCGTTTAACTTTCGATCTTGTTGAAAAGCTTTTTGTACTTTCCCCCCCTCCACTCTTGCATTAGAGTCTAATTTAGCTTCGGGATCAAACACTCTATCTACAAATTGTTTTTCTCCATATTTTTTTTTCTTCCCCTTTTGTTCTTTCCAATCACTCTTTTTTTTCTTTTTTTGTATCCAACTTACCTTTTCCTTAAGAGAAGCAATTGTATCATTTAAAGCCAAGCCCTCCTTGTCCCTTGGAAAACGATCAAGGACTCGATCTAAACTCTGTTGTGCTAAATCATATTCCTTTAAAACAATGTAAATACGAGTGGCATTCAGTCTAGAGTCTTTGGTAGAATCCAACGCATATAAATTTGCAGCTTCGTCAAAATCCCCTACTTTATATGCAGCATACGCTTTATGAGAAACACTCTGATAGTTTTTTTCTGCTTCTTTCCAATTTCCCTTTTTCGACATAAGCTGGGCACGGTAATCAGCAGTTGTCCATATTCCTCTGCGATCTTGCGTTAAGTCACAACTTGAAATTGATGTACAGAGCAGAAATAGAAGCCATGAGCGAATAATCCACCCCTTTCGAAATACAGGGAGAAAAAATAGAATAGCAATTAAAATCATATAAAAACTAGAATCAATCCACCGTATATTTTGAGAATCATTTTCAACCTGAACCTCCTTACTTTTTTTAACGGATAAAATCATCGTATTTACGTCACTTTCATCAACCGTTAAGAAAGTATCACTACTATTGCTATATGCTAATGCTTGTTGCTTTGAAACGATATACCAAGGAAAAATATTCATTTGATACATGGATGCATCTTTTCTTAAAGACTCTAAAGAAGACGTTAAAACACGATCAGTTATTAGTATTAAGGAAGACGATTTTGTATCGCTTTGCATCAATGAATCACACAGAGTCCTAAGTGCTGTTATATCTTTCCCAGAAACAGGCATAATCGAACTATCAATTTCTCGTATATACGATTTTAATGTTGCTTTAGCACCTGTAGGAGGGAGTAGAACATGGGAACTCCCAGCAAACACAATAAGCCCCATATCCGTATAATTATTTTTATTGATAAACTCCTCAAGCTTCATCTTTGCTCTCTCTAACCGACTAGGACGAATATCCTTTTGATTCATCGAAGAGGACAAATCTAAAACGAGCCATGTGGTAGTCTTAATACGTTTAGTAGGCAATGGTTTTCCTTTAATAGCTGGGGTAGCCATAGCAATAATAAGAAAAGCCAACCCCAGAAAAGCCGACATCCATGGCAGCCAACGTTTAGGTGTTTTATAATTGGTAATAACATATGATCTCAATGAAACGGGAATATCCTCAACCCATTTAAGGGGCTTATGGTGCATATAAAGCAAAAAAAGTAATATTAGTAAGAGTAAAACCTCTAACCATAGCCATTGAGGGTGTAAAAATCGTAATGGTAAAGAGAACGTATCCATAAACAATTACTTTTCGGAACGGAACAAGCCATTCATTATTAACAATAAAAAAAGTAGTCCTATAGCAACCAGAAGAGGAAAGCGATAAAGAGGTGTTTCAGGTGCAAAAGATGACTTCTGATACTTTAATGGTTCAAGTTGATCGATATAATCATACACATGCTTCAGTTGAGTTGTATCATTTGCATAAAAATATTTGCCTCCAGTTATCTTTGAAATATTTTTTAAAATTGATTCATTAAGACGTGTAGTGTCTCTTCTAGAGCCAATACCTAATGTATAAATCTTAACACTATCCAAAGCAGCAACCTTTGCAGCAGTTTCAGGAGAAATGGATCTTTTGGTATCCACTCCGTCGGTCATTAAAAGCAAAATTTTTTCTTTTAATGTATCCTGCTTCATTATTCCTAAAGAAAAACCAATCGCTTCACCTAGCGATGTTTTTTGACCTGCCATTCCAACTTCAGCATCTTGAATTAACCATTCAACCATCTTTTTATCATCCGTTGGCGGACACTGTAAATATGCATGATCACCAAAAAGGACAAGACCGATACGGTCACTTTTTCGATCTTGTAAAAATTTAGACATCATATATTTCACGGCATCCCAACGACGAACCATTTTCCCATTTAAAGTCCAATCTTTTCGTTCCATACTCATCGAAATATCAGAAGCGACAACAAAAGTGCGTGCTTTCTTCAACTCCAAGATAGGTTCGCCTATAAACTTTGGTTGCATCAATGCCAAAACAAGTAGACAATAACTTAAATAAAGAAATATCGTCCGAAATATACTTCTAGCATAGAAGCGTTTAGCTCTAGTTGACGAGACTCCCAGTACTTCAGTCACTCGGTCATAAAAAGGGACACGAAGTCTGCTATTTTTAAATCTAAAAGCTGGAATAAACCAATGAACAAGCCAAGGTAATAAAATCAACAGGATGAAATATGGATAAGTAAAATGAAGCTGTTCAAAAGTCAATTGATTCAAATTAATTGCAATTAAAAAACTCATAAGCAAAAATTATTTGATTCGATGTGTTAAAATCCACCTTTCCATAAAACTAATATATCTTTTCTGAAGCTCAGTGTCTATTGGGACAGTGCTTCCACTACGTCGATATAATTCTATTTGTTGAAACTCTTCCAATGTTAATAGGGCCTCTTTTTTACAAGAATGCGTAAGAAAATTATACCATCTTTCCCCATAATATCCATCTATAGGTAATTCAGGGTATTTATGAATGATTAGCTCTTTCAAATAACGATTCACTTGATTAAATTCTTTTGGACCGAAAAAACCTTTTTCCATTTGCACCAAAAAAGATATTGCCTCTCTTCTAAAACGATTCCGATAATATCTCCGTAAAAAAAGTCCCATCAACAAAATCAGTATGACAAACAAGACCCCTTCTACAACAAACCATCCAATCGTTGAAAAGGAGTAATGTATTGGAGAGGGAGCTGTTATTCCATCAACTTGTAATAACATCTTATCCATAAACTATGTCAATTATCTGTTCTTTTAATGAAGATTGAGTATTGACCACCAACAGAGGTATCTGATGAACCATTAATCGATCTCTTAACTGTGACATTCTTCTTTCATAATCATCATGAAAGAGTTGTGCTTCATCAGGTGTAATAAGCAATGAGCTTTCATTTATTCCATCCGTGATATCTAAAGATGTTTGTGGTAAATTGCAATCCATTGGATCCTCAATATGTGTAACAATCAAATCATTACGCAAAGACAATGCTATTAAACTCTCAACATCTTCAGCAGTCAGTTTTATAACATCTGTTACAACTTGAATAATATAATCATGACTAATCTGGGGCACAACCTCTTTTAGAAAATTGGAAAAAGAACCATGCTCTTTTAACCTCTCATTTTTCTCAATAAACTCTAACTCCTGATTATTTGTTTCAAGTAAAGACTCTAGAAGAGAGAGTAACGAAACCTTTGTGCTACAAAACTGTCTGTTGTTATTCATACTAGAATTAGAACTCCAGATTGAAACCCTATCTCCCATTTTAAGAGCTCTAAATGCATGTAATGAGGCAACTTGAAGCCCACTATTTATTTTTAATTCGGACACAGAACCAAAAACCATTGATGTATCTTGATTTAAAAGAACTAGTTGACAACGTTGTTTCTCTTCTTCGAAGACTTTCGTATAAGTATCACTTCTTCTTGCAGTGGCTTTCCAATCAATATTACGAATATCATCCCCGTGATCATATCTTCTTACCTCAATAAAGTCCATTCCGCGTCCTCTCATAAAAGAACTATGTTTTCCTATAAGTAATCCATGAATCCTTTTATTTGGGAGTAAAGAAAAGTCTCGAACAAGTAGCTCTAGATCTAATAAATCTGTGATATCCATGTGAACCTCCATAACTCTAATTAATTAGTACCGAAGCCAGCAGCTTGTCTATTACGGAATCTGTTGTAATTCTTTTAGCAAGAGCCTTATAAGTCAGCATAATTCGATGACGAAGTACGCGATGAACTACTTGTCTTACATCGTCAGGAGTTACATAATCACGCCCATTCAAAAAAGCTACAGCTCTTGAAGCAGCATCCAATGCAATAGAACCACGAGGAGAAGCACCATAACGAATCCAACTCTCCATAGAACTATCATAATCAGCGATATTACGTGTAGCATCCACCAATCGAATCATATAATCAGTGATATTTTCGTCTACATGCATTTTATCTACAGAAACTTTTGCATCATCAATAACCTCTTTTGATAAATTGTATTGACTCTCTTTAAATGCATGCATTCTGATTTTCTCTACAATGACACGCTCTTGGGACTTACTTGTATAGGACACTATTGCCTTCATTAGAAACCTGTCTGTTTGTGCTTCAGGAAGAGGGAAAGTCCCTTCTTGTTCAATAGGATTCTGTGTTGCAAAAACCATAAATGGATCACTTAAATTATAGGATTTACCACCTACAGTAACCTGCTTCTCTTCCATCGCTTCAAGAAGCGCCGATTGCACTTTCGCAGGAGCTCTATTAATTTCATCGGCTAATAAGATATTGCAAAATACAGGACCTTGATTAAAAATAAATGGATTTTCTCCATCAGGCTGATATACCTCAGTCCCTGTAATATCTGAAGGCAAAAGGTCTGGAGTAAATTGAACCCTATTCATCAACAATCCTAAGCCTCTAGAAAAAGACTTCACAGTATGTGTTTTTGCCAACCCTGGCATCCCTTCAATAAGCAGATTAGCATCTGTAAGTAAAGTGATTACCATCGATTCTACAAGCTCATCCTGACCTATCACTTGACTCTTTAACCAACCTACGTAATCTAATATTTCAGAACATTTACTTTTCATACCACTTTTATTTGAGAAAAAAAGGATAGTTTTCACTATCCTTTTAAAATCTACTTAATTATGAATTTTAGTGAGAAGTAATTTTAAGATCAAATCCTTTCTCTTTCATCTCTTTGTTTATCTTCATTAACTCTCTAAAACGTGTAATACTCAAAGATCCAGAATAACCTTCACTCTGAACAGGTCTAGGTGGATACTTCACATATGTATTCAAAATCTCTTCAAGGTGCATTGTCATCATTGGTGTAGTCCAAGTACTTTCAGTAAATGAATTCATAAAGACATCGTAACGCTCCTGTGGGTCTTGCCATAAATCATATACTTGAGGAACTGTAGCCACATACATCTCTGGCCCTGTCCAACCCAATAGTGGCGCTGGTCCGTCAGATCCAGGAACTGCTCCATTATCCCCTCTCATATTAAAGACAAACTTCCAACGTCCAACTCTAATAGCACCAGGAGCTAACTCTCTTTCAGTAAAATAGTACCAAGCTTCTCTTTTGAAATCTTTGTTATGTCCTGTTAGAATAGGAGTCATATCGTAACTATCAAAGATCGTTGGTTTTCCCTCTTGATCTACCTTGGGAAGATCGATTCCAGCCAAACTTGCAAAAGTCGCCATAAAATCAAGACCTCCACAAATATCAAAGCTCTCTGTACCAGGCTCAATTACTCCTTTCCACATAGCATAAGCAGGAACTCTAGATCCAGCTTCTCTATCGGTTCCTTTGGTTCCTCTGAAAGGAGTATAACCACAATCTGGATAAACATCCTGCCATGAGCCATTATCAACAGTATAGACGATCAAAGTATTCTCTTCGATACCCATCTCTTTAATTTTATCTAATATACGACCTACATTATAGTCCATCTCCTGTACAGCATCGGCATACTTTGTTTTTGCTGGAGAACTACCTGCAAACTGTTTTGAAGGGACATTAGGTTGATGGTTCTTAGCAAAGTTAATACTCATAAAGAATGGTTTTTTACTCTTTGCGTAAGTTTCAATTTGAGGAAGAACATTATCCATCATCATCATATCAAGTTCCCCAATATTCTCGCGGGTTACTTTTGTCACCTCTTTGGCAGGCTCATCAGCATTTCCTTCAAGAATACCAGTGGTCGCTTTTTCAAAAAAAGCTAACTGGTCTGCCGACATTCCTGGATGGAAAGATGGCATTGTATAGGTATAAGCATTCAAGTGATACAATACCACATTCTTCATAATATCATAACCTTGCGCATTTGGAAGTGCATAATCACTCTCACCTAAATGCCATTTACCACTAAAGAATGTTTGGTATCCAGCCTTCTTAAGCACTTCAGCAACAGTCCATTCAGCAGCAGGCAATCCACCACCTTGTCCTTGAAAAGCTACTGTCGTCATACCACTTCTATTTGGAATTCTTCCTGTTTGCATCGCTGCACGACCAGGTGTACAACTGGGCTGTCCATAGAAGTCCCAAAACTGCATACCCTCTTTATCAAGACGGTCCATTGAGGGAGTTTTAATACCACGGCCAATACCTCCTCCATAAGAAGTAAAGTCACCCCAACCAGTGTCATCAGATACAATCATTATAATATTAGGTTTAGAACCCTTTAAACTCTTTTTTTTGCGATTTCGTTGCGCCATTACATCCACAGACATTAGCATCACCAATGCCATGAAAATTGTCAATAAGAATGATCCTTTTCTCATAATTAAATAATATTAAAAGATTCGTTAATCAATTATTCTGAACTATAAACCAAGAAGCAACATAAAAAGTTTAATACTATTTGAATATTTTAGCTTTCATCTAAATTTTTGTTTTATCGCTTTATCTCGAAATACTAAATACGAGACAACGAAGTCTATCAAGATATAGGATTGTTCATAAAGCGAGAATCACCTCTTCTTATTTCATTTTCATTCATCCTACTAGATGAAATTATTTTAATAGAAATATTTAATCTGTCCCAAACAGATAATTTTTAAATAAAAATGAGGTGATATCCTATTCGTTATTAATCTGATGAACAAGTCCTGCTTCAAGGTAAAACATGAAGATTTAAAAAATAACATACAGATAAATACAAGCATATGTATTTTCCAACAAAATCATTTCCAAAAAGAATGCGATTTATCAATAAGATAAATCGCATTGAAGCAATAAAATTTCTATTATATTTT
The Prolixibacteraceae bacterium DNA segment above includes these coding regions:
- a CDS encoding BatD family protein — encoded protein: MRKMIFLLLIYVVSSHVVAQSLYSRVVSHRSNIVVGQPLKIDLHVYTSSSFVGEMKRSEVTSTNGYILPNVLDLGTNTIVINDEVVMERTFRYTVVPMVPGNFIFPSFEIKTMVAANRGFVPIDKTCKSKPIKVKVESLPQDDLYSSSQVILKQKWKNLQDTMYVGQVFFQDVTVYTVNTLASFITPFNFEEVDFVRGYLQKDTTIQRIGLDAIRSQRKEKMLYLLTKTGEYHLPKVSVRYYNPYLNREVTKSIDGPFVVVKRNSNSDVLLSQNSILGNKTLDSDTKFSLLDFVKENYIFILWGILVLLLILLLLKRLFSLRFHQVQENEEMIAFKCLLKTSKKDSMRLFTVRLYRWILAKKEVSINTSKLLKDSVIVDDVYEWFESHYCNGSKEDILTRPNLKREIKKMSNKTIVSSDKNWWNPRFKC
- a CDS encoding DUF4381 domain-containing protein gives rise to the protein MDKMLLQVDGITAPSPIHYSFSTIGWFVVEGVLFVILILLMGLFLRRYYRNRFRREAISFLVQMEKGFFGPKEFNQVNRYLKELIIHKYPELPIDGYYGERWYNFLTHSCKKEALLTLEEFQQIELYRRSGSTVPIDTELQKRYISFMERWILTHRIK
- a CDS encoding arylsulfatase, producing the protein MRKGSFLLTIFMALVMLMSVDVMAQRNRKKKSLKGSKPNIIMIVSDDTGWGDFTSYGGGIGRGIKTPSMDRLDKEGMQFWDFYGQPSCTPGRAAMQTGRIPNRSGMTTVAFQGQGGGLPAAEWTVAEVLKKAGYQTFFSGKWHLGESDYALPNAQGYDIMKNVVLYHLNAYTYTMPSFHPGMSADQLAFFEKATTGILEGNADEPAKEVTKVTRENIGELDMMMMDNVLPQIETYAKSKKPFFMSINFAKNHQPNVPSKQFAGSSPAKTKYADAVQEMDYNVGRILDKIKEMGIEENTLIVYTVDNGSWQDVYPDCGYTPFRGTKGTDREAGSRVPAYAMWKGVIEPGTESFDICGGLDFMATFASLAGIDLPKVDQEGKPTIFDSYDMTPILTGHNKDFKREAWYYFTERELAPGAIRVGRWKFVFNMRGDNGAVPGSDGPAPLLGWTGPEMYVATVPQVYDLWQDPQERYDVFMNSFTESTWTTPMMTMHLEEILNTYVKYPPRPVQSEGYSGSLSITRFRELMKINKEMKEKGFDLKITSH
- a CDS encoding VWA domain-containing protein — encoded protein: MHHKPLKWVEDIPVSLRSYVITNYKTPKRWLPWMSAFLGLAFLIIAMATPAIKGKPLPTKRIKTTTWLVLDLSSSMNQKDIRPSRLERAKMKLEEFINKNNYTDMGLIVFAGSSHVLLPPTGAKATLKSYIREIDSSIMPVSGKDITALRTLCDSLMQSDTKSSSLILITDRVLTSSLESLRKDASMYQMNIFPWYIVSKQQALAYSNSSDTFLTVDESDVNTMILSVKKSKEVQVENDSQNIRWIDSSFYMILIAILFFLPVFRKGWIIRSWLLFLLCTSISSCDLTQDRRGIWTTADYRAQLMSKKGNWKEAEKNYQSVSHKAYAAYKVGDFDEAANLYALDSTKDSRLNATRIYIVLKEYDLAQQSLDRVLDRFPRDKEGLALNDTIASLKEKVSWIQKKKKKSDWKEQKGKKKKYGEKQFVDRVFDPEAKLDSNARVEGGKVQKAFQQDRKLNGVFGSDPNGAVKVLIRSSKSDPKVFLKKKLEMQEQITNNVLVKKKML
- a CDS encoding MoxR family ATPase, yielding MKSKCSEILDYVGWLKSQVIGQDELVESMVITLLTDANLLIEGMPGLAKTHTVKSFSRGLGLLMNRVQFTPDLLPSDITGTEVYQPDGENPFIFNQGPVFCNILLADEINRAPAKVQSALLEAMEEKQVTVGGKSYNLSDPFMVFATQNPIEQEGTFPLPEAQTDRFLMKAIVSYTSKSQERVIVEKIRMHAFKESQYNLSKEVIDDAKVSVDKMHVDENITDYMIRLVDATRNIADYDSSMESWIRYGASPRGSIALDAASRAVAFLNGRDYVTPDDVRQVVHRVLRHRIMLTYKALAKRITTDSVIDKLLASVLIN
- a CDS encoding DUF58 domain-containing protein — its product is MDITDLLDLELLVRDFSLLPNKRIHGLLIGKHSSFMRGRGMDFIEVRRYDHGDDIRNIDWKATARRSDTYTKVFEEEKQRCQLVLLNQDTSMVFGSVSELKINSGLQVASLHAFRALKMGDRVSIWSSNSSMNNNRQFCSTKVSLLSLLESLLETNNQELEFIEKNERLKEHGSFSNFLKEVVPQISHDYIIQVVTDVIKLTAEDVESLIALSLRNDLIVTHIEDPMDCNLPQTSLDITDGINESSLLITPDEAQLFHDDYERRMSQLRDRLMVHQIPLLVVNTQSSLKEQIIDIVYG
- a CDS encoding VWA domain-containing protein — its product is MSFLIAINLNQLTFEQLHFTYPYFILLILLPWLVHWFIPAFRFKNSRLRVPFYDRVTEVLGVSSTRAKRFYARSIFRTIFLYLSYCLLVLALMQPKFIGEPILELKKARTFVVASDISMSMERKDWTLNGKMVRRWDAVKYMMSKFLQDRKSDRIGLVLFGDHAYLQCPPTDDKKMVEWLIQDAEVGMAGQKTSLGEAIGFSLGIMKQDTLKEKILLLMTDGVDTKRSISPETAAKVAALDSVKIYTLGIGSRRDTTRLNESILKNISKITGGKYFYANDTTQLKHVYDYIDQLEPLKYQKSSFAPETPLYRFPLLVAIGLLFLLLIMNGLFRSEK